In Haemorhous mexicanus isolate bHaeMex1 chromosome 6, bHaeMex1.pri, whole genome shotgun sequence, a single window of DNA contains:
- the YLPM1 gene encoding YLP motif-containing protein 1 isoform X4 — protein sequence MYPAWGLYGAAGHYPPPPTSIPPPPLPIPPPSVPPPAVPPMPLPSYPPPGPAPPAAAPPPAGSSGFLSLQEQHLAQLQQLQQMHQKQLQSVLLGPPPPPGPPPPGLPPPPLPGSFTDWQQQPPVPPVPPPVRSYQKQYAHREPPPRKPPPAARDRDGQEPPGGHGDWGDPVPAEPVPMDMELSSPPQSPQAGAQPYLPPAQPYLPPPQTEPYLPPAQPPPAQSPPLQPYLPRAQPSQPPPSFSEPPPSYLEPPTATASQPYLPPPAQGYMAHPQPYLLSSQASPSQPALAPSIPPPVKPSQAHFPPPQTSLPPPAAAQPEAAQGAAKEGGGTEQPDPSTMTPQEQQQYWYQQHLLSLQQRAKAHAQGQQQMKSPVVKDEQRAKSEEEKMSSSTQQSEPPALNESLPPASKEDESSLTSTETQLNIEPPDDPEEDLRLQQLQAAAAQWQQHPHQRVGFQYQRIMQKHAQLQQIVQQYQQIMQQPPHLETMSVDMQLRHYEAQQKQFQQLHKDWERSMNQQWQHQLQTYPHKDQLQEYEKQWKAWDEQMKVTQSHLQEKVTSLQNLKNQYPANVSLPPPFIPYSQTGQGGIPILPPTLPSTTPPLVPPPLSSVSQLSNSSVPSGSSSQSSQATETPRPALLPTPGTYASKIASSTSYSPYHSQVGSSFGSSDHGKSQGHLSKPTLNISSEQQCGELKGTSAVSSTHTPIVQDKPVRSGGLLPDPPRSARFEGPRGPRFDGPRGRGYDKFEGSRQRGPRFDSQRSEGYRSRFDRQNTDGQSSSRWGSIPRGPAGQFYTTNTSHGHGSRPSGPRWMGPRPHLGQQQQQTQVDSQSESKEPFTDTAGDQQSVSRTESTPDTQSAGPIEPNEDLTDTQQEPSKPEVKEPSSDPPKKWTWSSHDPNQQVEESKAPTPPIQNQNTVPPATGNQDLDSPDGQLTASDSTQDLPGPEGRGKGPFMHEDRGKGPGSRGRGRGRGQGDGRGWGMGRGRGMGRMDGGRGMGRMDGGWGMGRMDDGHGRGMGRMDDGRGRGYVYRGRGQARQASIRGRGVFRRAGSRERMPDRRSGSRERMPDGQSGSRERGLGGRSDSHERVFPNRDREPPGRTGSWDRGRAGSRERGPVRRASSREREPLRRAGSREREPMRRAGSRERVPVRRAGSRERVPVRRAGSRERDLVRRAGSRERCPIRRGDSHEREAGRSETGNMGKPIHLGDDPDKLPPYHRDETFRGSWGHEDDTMQEEFPLDSQDDPSLEHEQLDEWEREQYWRDHNSDYQDDSVHAYDRDDRLQSHHSLPPLSPLPPLPPLSSDHDRRDSWWDDWKRPRERELERDLDRTGRSSDIYDQDLDKEWDRDWDMRPMDDREMGNRDLDIPPLPPLPPLPPLDRYREDRWRDDRNRDHYDRDLRDRGELRIREYPERYDTWREKQDYLPERTDWERERLSDRWYPDDGERLRSLDDHSDSSLPPPSHSSDMLGADSNLDSDQSLGGVMVLSQRQHEIILKAAQELKMLREQKEQLQKLKEFKPDISTQDSPRSQNTSTRPGAFQERWDEDSFHGLWDTNEDKGANMEYELCKQESMMPPPVSSPVKVPAIHTSIPSAVPVSLSPVIPAVPKAPIIQQTVDYGHGRDITTSKVEQIPYGERVTLRPEPLPDRQTFQKEHPGRYNRERDREPYFERQGNSSTDHRDFKRERELHRDRGSVDYERERFEKERHPRDDRVLPTTPSRTQSYRDKKDHPSSRRGGFDRPPYERKTDRPAYDHGPSMFGENSSVQTLEFEGDRRNYPEERIPISAPSMPRQPPPAPRVERKPESKNVDDILKPPGRDSRPERIVIIMRGLPGSGKTHVAKLIRDKEVECGGPAPRVLSLDDYFITEVEKEERDPDTGKKVKKKVMEYEYEADMEETYRTSMFKTFKKTLDDGFFPFIILDAINDRVRHFEQFWSAAKTKGFEVYLAEMSADNQTCSKRNIHGRKLKDISRMSDHWEAAPRHMMRLDIRSLLQDAAIEEVEMEDFDANIEDQKEEAKKDTAEEEESELTSWTVCGLALKENVTGRQLPAE from the exons ATGTACCCGGCCTGGGGCTTGTACGGGGCGGCCGGGCACTACCCGCCGCCCCCCACCTCCATCCCGCCCCCGCCGCTGCCCATCCCTCCCCCCAGCGTGCCGCCTCCCGCCGTTCCGCCGATGCCGCTTCCCAGCTATCCGCCGCCGgggcccgcgccccccgccgccgcgccgccgcccgccggtTCCTCGGGGTTCCtgagcctgcaggagcagcacctggcccagctgcagcagctccagcagatgcaccagaagcagctgcagtCCGTACTCTTGGgtcccccgccgccgccgggcccgcccccgccggggctgccgccgccgccgctgcccggcTCCTTCACcgactggcagcagcagccgccggTGCCACCGGTGCCGCCGCCGGTCCGCAGCTACCAGAAGCAGTACGCCCACCGTGAGCCACCGCCTCGCAAGCCGCCCCCCGCGGCTCGGGACCGCGACGGGCAGGAGCCGCCGGGCGGGCACGGCGACTGGGGCGACCCGGTGCCCGCCGAGCCGGTGCCCATGGACATGGAGCTGTCCTCGCCGCCGCAGTCCCCGCAGGCCGGCGCCCAGCCCTACCTGCCCCCCGCCCAGCCCTACCTGCCGCCGCCCCAGACCGAGCCTTACCTGCCCCCCGCCCAGCCGCCCCCGGCCCAGTCCCCGCCGCTCCAGCCCTACCTGCCCCGGGCGCAGCCCTCCCAGCCGCCCCCCTCCTTTTCCGAGCCCCCGCCCTCCTACCTGGAGCCCCCGACGGCCACCGCCTCCCAGCCCTACCTGCCGCCTCCTGCCCAGGGCTACATGGCACATCCTCAGCCCTACCTGCTCTCCTCCCAggcctctccttcccagcccgCCCTggccccctccatccctcccccgGTCAAGCCATCGCAGGCTCATTTCCCCCCGCCCCAGACGTCCTTGCCCCCGCCCGCCGCTGCCCAGCCGGAGGCCGCGCAAGGTGCCGCCAAGGAGGGcggtggcacagagcagccggACCCCTCCACCATGACTCCCCAG gaacagcagcaataCTGGtaccagcagcacctgcttAGCCTGCAGCAAAGGGCAAAAGCCcatgctcagggacagcagcagatgAAAAGTCCAGTAGTGAAGGATGAGCAGAGAGCAAAGtctgaagaagagaaaatgagtTCTTCAACTCAGCAGTCTGAACCTCCTGCTCTTAATGAATCCCTGCCTCCAGCATCCAAAGAAGACGAGTCTTCTCTTACATCCACTGAAACTCAG CTCAATATTGAACCTCCTGATGACCCTGAGGAGGATTTGAGATTGCAGCAAttgcaagcagcagcagctcaatGGCAGCAGCACCCCCATCAGCGGGTTGGATTCCAGTATCAGAGAATAATGCAGAAGCACGCTCAGCTGCAACAGATAGTACAGCAGTATCAACAGATCATGCAGCAGCCTCCACACTTAGAG ACAATGTCAGTGGACATGCAGCTGCGACATTATGAGGCACAGCAAAAACAGTTCCAGCAGCTTCATAAAGATTGGGAGCGATCAATGAACCAGCAGTGGCAACATCAGCTTCAAACCTACCCTCACAAAGACCAGCTTCAAGAGTACGAGAAGCAGTGGAAAGCATGGGATGAACAGATGAAGGTTACTCAGTCACATCTGCAGGAAAAAGTGACCTCACTCCAAAATCTGAAGAATCAATATCCTGCAAATGTGTCGCTGCCACCTCCATTTATTCCATATTCCCAAACTGGTCAAGGTGGCATTCCTATTTTGCCTCCAACTTTACCTTCAACTACACCTCCACTGGTTCCCCCGCCtctctcttctgtttctcagtTATCCAATTCCTCTGTTCCTTCAGGATCCAGTTCTCAAAGCAGTCAAGCTACTGAAACACCAAGGCCAGCTCTCCTTCCCACCCCTGGGACCTATGCGTCAAAAATAGCTAGTTCAACTAGCTATTCACCTTACCATTCTCAAGTAGGTTCATCCTTTGGCTCATCTGACCATGGAAAATCTCAAGGTCATCTTAGTAAACCAACTCTAAATATTTCATCTGAACAGCAGTGTGGGGAACTGAAAGGCACTTCTGCAGTGTCTTCGACACACACGCCTATTGTGCAGGATAAACCAGTGAGGTCAGGTGGATTGCTTCCAGATCCTCCCAGATCAGCACGTTTTGAAGGCCCTAGAGGCCCTAG ATTTGACGGACCTCGAGGAAGAGGATATGACAAATTTGAAGGCTCAAGACAGAGAGGACCTCGTTTTGACTCCCAGCGCTCAGAAGGTTACAGGTCGCGTTTTGACCGACAGAATACAGATGGACAGTCTTCAAGTAGATGGGGCTCTATCCCACGAGGACCAGCAGGACAATTTTATACAACAAATACATCACATGGACACGGTTCCCGACCTAGTGGTCCACGGTGGATGGGGCCCAGGCCTCAtttgggacagcagcagcagcagacacagGTAGACTCACAGTCAGAAAGCAAAGAACCTTTTACAGACACAGCTGGCGATCAGCAGTCTGTAAGCAGAACTGAGTCTACTCCTGATACACAGAGTGCAGGTCCCATTGAGCCGAATGAGGACCTGACAGACACTCAACAGGAGCCATCCAAACCTGAAGTCAAAGAACCTAGTTCAGACCCTCCTAAAAAGTGGACATGGAGTTCACATGATCCTAACCAGCAAGTAGAAGAGTCCAAGGCACCCACCCCACCTATTCAGAACCAGAATACAGTACCCCCTGCAACAGGAAATCAGGATTTGGATTCACCAGATGGTCAGTTGACTGCTTCAGATAGCACCCAGGACCTACCCGGACctgaaggcagaggaaaagggCCATTCATGCATGAAGATAGAGGAAAGGGAccaggaagcagaggaagaggccgtggcagagggcagggggatggcCGCGGCTGGGGAATGGGCCGTGGCCGGGGAATGGGAAGGATGGACGGTGGCCGGGGAATGGGCAGGATGGACGGTGGTTGGGGAATGGGCAGGATGGATGATGGCCATGGCCGGGGAATGGGCAGGATGGACGATGGCCGTGGTAGAGGATATGTATATAGAGGCAGAGGGCAGGCTAGGCAGGCATCTATCCGTGGCAGGGGAGTGTTcaggagagcaggcagcagggagaggatgcCAGATAGGCGatcaggcagcagggagaggatgcCAGATGGACAGTCAGGCAGCCGAGAGAGGGGGCTGGGTGGACGGTCAGATAGCCATGAGAGGGTATTCCCTAACCGAGACAGAGAGCCACCTGGACGGACAGGCAGCTGGGATAGGGGACGGGCAGGAAGCCGGGAGAGAGGCCCGGTCAGACGGGCCTCTAGCCGGGAAAGAGAACCCCTGCGGCGGGCAGGTAGCCGAGAGAGGGAGCCCATGCGGCGGGCAGGTAGTCGGGAGAGGGTCCCTGTCAGGCGGGCAGGAAGCCGGGAGAGGGTCCCTGTCAGGCGGGCGGGTAGCCGGGAGAGGGACCTGGTCAGGCGGGCAGGTAGCCGGGAGAGGTGTCCCATCAGAAGGGGAGATAGCCATGAGAGGGAAGCAGGAAGATCTGAAACAGGCAATATGGGTAAACCCATTCACCTAGGCGATGACCCTGACAAATTGCCTCCTTACCATCGAGATGAAACGTTCAGAGGTTCTTGGGGTCATGAAGATGATACAATGCAGGAGGAATTTCCTTTAGATAGTCAAGATGACCCGTCTTTGGAGCATGAGCAATTGGATGAGTGGGAAAGAGAACAATACTGGAGAGATCACAACTCTGATTATCAGGATGATTCTGTACATGCATATGACAGAGATGACAGGTTGCAATCCCACCATTCACTGCCTCCATTGTCTCCCCTACCACCACTACCTCCTTTATCATCTGATCACGACAGACGAGATTCGTGGTGGGATGACTGGAAAAGGCCAAGAGAAAGGGAACTAGAGAGAGATCTAGATAGAACTGGAAGATCCTCAGATATTTATGATCAAGATTTAGACAAAGAATGGGATAGAGACTGGGACATGAGACCTATGGATGACAGAGAAATGGGGAATCGTGACCTGGATATCCCCCCTCTACCACCATTACCACCCCTTCCACCTCTGGACAGGTATCGTGAAGATAGGTGGAGAGACGATAGGAATAGAGATCATTATGACAGAGATCTCCGAGACAGGGGCGAGCTTAGGATTCGAGAATATCCAGAGAGATATGACACATGGAGGGAGAAGCAAGACTACCTTCCTGAAAGGACAGACTGGGAGAGGGAACGGTTGTCAGATAGGTGGTATCCAGATGATGGAGAGAGACTGCGGTCTTTGGATGACCACTCAGATtcatcccttcctcccccttcACATTCCTCTGATATGCTGGGAGCAGATTCAAACCTGGACTCTGACCAGTCCTTGGGAGGAGTGATGGTCCTAAGCCAAAGACAGCATGAGATAATTCTGaaggctgcccaggagctcaAAATGCTTCG GGAGCAAAAAGAACAGCTACAGAAGTTGAAGGAGTTCAAACCTGACATTTCCACCCAAGACTCTCCAAGATCACAGAACACAAGCACAAGGCCAGGTGCCTTTCAG GAACGCTGGGATGAGGACTCTTTCCATGGACTGTGGGACACAAATGAGGATAAAGGTGCAAATATGGAGTACGAGTTGTGTAAGCAGGAGTCCATGATGCCTCCACCTGTCTCCTCGCCTGTGAAAGTACCTGCCATCCACACCTCCATTCCATCAGCTGTACCAGTGTCCCTTTCTCCCGTTATTCCAGCGGTTCCTAAAGCACCCATCATTCAGCAAACGGTGGATTATGGCCATGGGCGAG ATATAACCACGAGTAAAGTGGAACAGATTCCATATGGGGAGAGGGTAACCCTTCGTCCAGAACCTCTACCAGACAGGCAAACATTTCAAAAAG AGCATCCAGGTCGCTACAATAGAGAAAGAGATCGTGAGCCTTATTTTGAGCGTCAAGGTAATTCCAGCACAGATCATCGGGATTTCAAGAGAGAGCGGGAATTGCACAGAGACCGAGGTTCTGTGGACTACGAACGAGAGAGGTTTGAAAAGGAGCGGCATCCCCGAGATGATAG GGTTCTTCCTACTACACCCTCAAGAACTCAGTCTTACCGTGACAAGAAAGACCATCCGTCCTCCAGGCGAGGTGGTTTTGACAGACCACCATACGAACGAAAGACAGATCGTCCAGCGTATGATCATGGGCCTTCCATGTTTGGAG AAAATTCTTCTGTCCAAACACTGGAATTTGAAGGTGATCGTAGAAATTACCCTGAGGAAAGGATTCCTATTTCTGCTCCATCAATGCCTCGTCAGCCACCACCTGCTCCACGAGTAGAAAGGAAGCCAGAATCTAAAAATGTAGATGATATTTTAAAGCCACCAGGACGGGATAGCAGGCCAGAGAGG ATTGTGATCATCATGAGAGGGTTACCTGGCAGTGGAAAGACACATGTAGCAAAACTCATTAGG GATAAGGAAGTAGAATGTGGAGGACCTGCACCAAGAGTGCTCAGCCTGGATGACTACTTTATCACTGAAgtggagaaagaggagagagacccagatacagggaaaaaagttaaaaagaag GTGATGGAGTACGAATATGAGGCTGATATGGAGGAGACCTATCGTACCAGCATGTTTAAAACTTTCAAAAAGACCTTGGACGACGGCTTCTTTCCCTTCATTATCCTTGATGCTATCAATGACAGAGTGCGACACTTTGAACAGTTTTGGAGTGCTGCAAAAACAAAGGGGTTTGAG